The following proteins are encoded in a genomic region of Variovorax paradoxus:
- the tkt gene encoding transketolase, with amino-acid sequence MTIENLALRTQCANAIRALAMDAVQAANSGHPGMPMGMADIAEALWRHRLRHDPADPRWMNRDRFVVSNGHGSMLLYALLHLSGYALPIDELRRFRQLHSRTPGHPEVGVTPGVETTTGPLGQGISNAVGMALAEKLLAEEFNRPGHEVIDHRTYVFLGDGCLMEGISHEACSLAGTWRLNKLVAFYDDNGISIDGEVGGWFSDDTPGRFEAYGWTVLRNVDGHDIAALDAAIAEAAAADRPVLVCCKTRIGQGSPNRAGTAKAHGEALGDAEIALTREALGWSAAPFEVPPVIAQAWSAREKGAALHQAWQERFAAYAHEHPALARELIRRHRTDALLTAQVEDALASAAAGAEQRKASVATRKASQQVLDEVGPAMPELIGGSADLTGSNLTDWKGHRALKGTGTGNHVHYGVREFGMAAIMNGLALHGGFRPFGGTFLTFSDYARNGVRMSALMKLPVIYVFTHDSIGLGEDGPTHQPVEHASSLRLIPDVDVWRPADATETAVAWRQALRRADGPSCLLLTRQALPHAGEGSERIESIARGAYVLRRPEAECVALLASGSEVGVALAAAALLAEEGIEARVVSVPCMDVFERQDAAWRHAVIPRHLPRVAVEAGSTGLWWKFVGEYGDVVGLDRFGESAPAGELFKLFGLTAEVVAERARRLLANAALANVKEAA; translated from the coding sequence ATGACGATTGAAAACCTCGCCTTGCGCACGCAATGCGCCAACGCCATCCGCGCGCTGGCCATGGATGCCGTGCAAGCCGCCAACTCCGGCCACCCCGGCATGCCGATGGGCATGGCCGACATCGCCGAGGCCCTGTGGCGGCATCGCCTGCGGCACGACCCGGCCGACCCGCGCTGGATGAACCGCGACCGCTTCGTCGTTTCCAACGGCCATGGCTCGATGCTGCTCTATGCGCTGCTGCACCTGAGCGGCTATGCGCTGCCGATCGACGAGTTGCGGCGCTTTCGCCAGCTGCATTCGCGCACGCCGGGACACCCCGAGGTCGGCGTCACGCCGGGCGTCGAGACGACCACGGGGCCGCTGGGGCAGGGCATCAGCAATGCGGTTGGCATGGCTCTGGCGGAAAAGCTGCTGGCCGAGGAGTTCAACCGGCCCGGCCATGAGGTGATCGACCACCGCACCTACGTGTTCCTGGGCGACGGCTGCCTGATGGAAGGCATCAGCCATGAAGCCTGCTCGCTCGCGGGCACTTGGCGCCTGAACAAGCTGGTGGCGTTTTACGACGACAACGGCATCTCGATCGACGGCGAGGTCGGCGGCTGGTTCAGCGACGACACGCCGGGCCGCTTCGAAGCCTACGGCTGGACCGTGCTGCGCAACGTCGACGGCCACGACATCGCGGCGCTCGACGCGGCCATCGCAGAGGCCGCGGCCGCCGACCGGCCGGTGCTGGTGTGCTGCAAGACACGCATCGGCCAGGGGTCGCCAAACCGCGCGGGCACCGCGAAGGCGCACGGCGAAGCGCTGGGCGATGCCGAGATCGCGCTGACGCGAGAAGCACTCGGCTGGAGCGCCGCGCCCTTCGAAGTACCGCCAGTTATTGCGCAGGCCTGGTCGGCGCGTGAGAAGGGCGCCGCATTGCACCAGGCGTGGCAAGAGCGCTTTGCAGCCTATGCGCACGAGCACCCGGCGCTTGCGCGCGAGTTGATTCGGCGCCACCGCACCGATGCGCTGCTCACCGCGCAGGTCGAGGATGCATTGGCTTCGGCCGCGGCCGGCGCGGAGCAGCGCAAGGCCTCAGTTGCCACGCGCAAGGCCTCGCAGCAAGTGCTCGACGAGGTGGGGCCGGCAATGCCGGAGCTGATCGGCGGCTCGGCCGACCTCACGGGTTCGAACCTCACGGACTGGAAGGGCCACCGCGCGCTCAAGGGCACGGGCACAGGCAACCACGTGCACTACGGGGTGCGGGAGTTCGGCATGGCGGCCATCATGAACGGGTTGGCATTGCATGGCGGCTTCCGCCCGTTCGGCGGCACCTTCCTGACTTTTTCCGACTACGCGCGCAACGGTGTGCGCATGTCGGCGCTGATGAAGCTGCCGGTCATCTACGTCTTCACGCACGACTCGATCGGGCTTGGCGAAGACGGCCCCACGCACCAGCCGGTGGAGCATGCGTCGAGCCTGCGGCTGATTCCCGACGTCGACGTCTGGCGCCCGGCCGATGCGACCGAAACCGCCGTGGCTTGGCGGCAGGCGCTGCGCCGCGCGGACGGGCCGAGCTGCCTGCTGCTCACGCGCCAGGCGCTGCCGCATGCGGGCGAAGGCAGCGAGCGTATCGAGTCGATCGCACGCGGCGCGTATGTGCTGCGGCGCCCCGAGGCCGAGTGCGTGGCGCTGCTGGCAAGCGGCTCCGAGGTCGGCGTTGCGCTGGCTGCCGCCGCATTGCTGGCGGAGGAGGGCATCGAAGCCCGCGTGGTCTCCGTGCCGTGCATGGATGTGTTCGAACGCCAGGATGCGGCGTGGCGCCACGCGGTCATTCCGCGCCATCTGCCGCGCGTGGCGGTGGAGGCCGGCAGCACCGGCCTGTGGTGGAAGTTCGTCGGCGAATACGGCGACGTGGTCGGACTCGACCGCTTCGGCGAATCGGCGCCGGCCGGCGAACTGTTCAAGCTGTTCGGCCTGACCGCCGAGGTGGTGGCCGAGCGCGCCCGGCGCCTGCTTGCGAACGCCGCGCTGGCCAATGTGAAAGAGGCCGCATGA
- a CDS encoding phosphoribulokinase, which yields MSAKHPIVAITGSSGAGTTSVTRTFENIFRRESVKAAIVEGDSFHRYDRSSMKVAMAEAEAAGNRNFSHFGEDANLFAELEALFCDYGEAGVGRSRKYLHDAQEAAPYKQEPGTFTPWETLPNSELLFYEGLHGGVTTEKVDIARHVDLLIGVVPVINLEWIQKLHRDKNTRGYSTEAVTDVILRRMNEYVHYICPQFTRTHINFQRVPVVDTSDPFIARTIPSPDESLVVIRFANPIGFDFPYLLSMLHDSFMSRANTLVVPGGKMELAMQLIFTPMILRLMERRKKAYAI from the coding sequence ATGTCAGCCAAGCATCCCATCGTTGCCATTACCGGTTCGTCCGGCGCGGGCACCACGTCCGTCACGCGAACCTTCGAGAACATCTTTCGCCGCGAGAGCGTCAAGGCGGCGATCGTGGAGGGCGACAGCTTCCACCGCTACGACCGCAGCTCCATGAAGGTGGCGATGGCCGAAGCCGAGGCCGCCGGTAACCGCAACTTCAGCCACTTCGGCGAAGACGCCAACCTGTTCGCCGAACTCGAGGCGCTGTTTTGCGACTACGGCGAAGCGGGTGTCGGCCGAAGCCGCAAGTATTTGCACGACGCTCAGGAGGCGGCTCCTTACAAGCAGGAGCCCGGCACCTTCACGCCGTGGGAAACGCTGCCGAACAGCGAGCTGCTGTTCTATGAAGGCTTGCATGGCGGCGTGACGACGGAGAAGGTCGACATTGCGCGCCATGTCGACCTGCTGATCGGCGTGGTGCCGGTGATCAACCTCGAGTGGATCCAGAAGCTGCACCGCGACAAGAACACACGCGGCTATTCCACCGAGGCCGTGACGGATGTGATCCTGCGGCGCATGAACGAGTACGTGCACTACATCTGCCCGCAGTTCACGCGCACGCACATCAACTTCCAGCGTGTGCCGGTGGTCGACACCTCCGACCCGTTCATTGCGCGAACCATTCCGAGCCCGGATGAGAGCCTGGTGGTGATCCGCTTCGCCAACCCGATTGGCTTCGACTTTCCGTACCTGCTGAGCATGCTGCACGACTCGTTCATGTCGCGCGCCAACACCCTGGTGGTGCCGGGCGGAAAGATGGAGTTGGCCATGCAGCTGATCTTCACGCCGATGATCCTGCGCCTCATGGAGCGGCGCAAGAAGGCCTATGCGATCTGA
- a CDS encoding class 1 fructose-bisphosphatase: protein MPIAGKATLTQYIIEERRRHPGATGALNALITDVSLACKAISRKVALGALGDVLGSARTQNVQGEEQKTLDVLSNDMFLRANEWGGHVAGMVSEEMEEPYLPPQQFPRGKYLLLFDPLDGSSNIDVNVAVGSIFSILRAPTLDADAKPEDFLQPGTEQVGAGYAIYGPSTMLVLTLGNGTHAFTLDPQLGEWVLSHPNLSIPRQTSEFAINASNSRFWEPAVKRYVDECLAGKEGPRGIDFNMRWIASLVAETHRILMRGGVFMYPRDSKESGRDGRLRLLYEANPISFLIEQAGGMASTGRRRLMAVEPESIHQRIGFVFGSSEEVARVEAYHSEDPQDTYQAPLFGKRGLFATAA, encoded by the coding sequence ATGCCGATTGCAGGCAAGGCCACGCTGACCCAGTACATCATCGAGGAGCGCCGCCGCCACCCCGGTGCCACGGGCGCGCTCAACGCGCTCATCACCGACGTCTCTCTTGCCTGCAAGGCGATCTCGCGCAAGGTGGCGCTCGGCGCGCTCGGCGACGTGCTGGGCAGCGCCAGAACGCAGAACGTGCAGGGCGAAGAGCAGAAGACCCTCGACGTGCTGAGCAACGACATGTTCCTGCGCGCCAACGAGTGGGGCGGCCACGTGGCGGGCATGGTTTCGGAAGAGATGGAAGAGCCGTACCTGCCGCCGCAGCAGTTCCCGCGCGGCAAGTACCTGCTGCTGTTCGATCCGCTCGACGGGTCGTCGAACATCGACGTGAACGTGGCGGTGGGCAGCATTTTCTCGATACTGCGTGCGCCCACGCTCGATGCCGATGCGAAGCCTGAAGATTTTCTGCAGCCCGGCACGGAGCAGGTGGGCGCCGGCTACGCGATCTACGGCCCTTCGACGATGCTGGTGCTGACGCTGGGCAACGGCACGCATGCGTTCACGCTCGACCCGCAGCTCGGCGAATGGGTGCTGAGCCATCCGAACCTGAGCATTCCGCGGCAGACCAGCGAATTTGCCATCAACGCGTCGAACAGCCGCTTCTGGGAACCGGCCGTGAAGCGCTATGTCGACGAATGCCTGGCCGGCAAGGAGGGCCCGCGCGGCATCGACTTCAACATGCGTTGGATCGCCTCGCTGGTGGCCGAGACGCACCGCATCCTGATGCGCGGCGGCGTCTTCATGTACCCGCGCGACAGCAAGGAATCAGGCCGTGACGGGCGCCTTAGGCTGCTGTACGAGGCCAACCCGATTTCCTTCTTGATCGAGCAGGCGGGCGGCATGGCCAGCACCGGCCGGCGCCGGCTGATGGCGGTGGAGCCGGAATCGATTCACCAGCGCATCGGCTTCGTCTTCGGCTCGTCCGAAGAGGTGGCGCGCGTGGAGGCGTACCACAGCGAAGACCCGCAGGACACCTACCAGGCCCCGTTGTTCGGCAAGCGCGGGCTCTTTGCGACGGCTGCCTGA
- a CDS encoding HAD-IA family hydrolase — MTKDLRDIDAIAFDLDGTLVDSAPDIRAALNAALKEAGFARFDLDTVRTWIGDGPDALILQALRQQGVAADEALRAQLRRAFDAATLAAPLQFGGVFEGVAELVDGLRRSLPMVVVTNKPTPLARAVLDAAGLLQPMAGVYGADAAAQRKPAPFLLQAAAHRLGVEPARLLMVGDGPADLLAAHAAGCPAALVAWGYGGHAAAAGAPPAWRVATPQQLLLTVRESRGVRGDEETTTTNRVF, encoded by the coding sequence ATGACGAAAGATCTACGCGATATCGACGCCATTGCCTTCGACCTCGACGGCACGCTGGTCGACAGCGCCCCGGACATCCGCGCGGCGCTGAACGCCGCGCTGAAAGAGGCCGGGTTCGCGCGCTTCGACCTGGACACAGTGCGCACATGGATCGGCGACGGCCCCGACGCGCTGATCCTGCAGGCCTTGCGCCAGCAGGGCGTTGCCGCCGACGAGGCGCTGCGCGCGCAACTGCGCCGGGCCTTCGATGCCGCCACGCTGGCGGCCCCGTTGCAGTTCGGCGGCGTGTTCGAGGGTGTGGCCGAACTTGTCGACGGCCTACGCCGTTCGCTGCCGATGGTGGTGGTCACGAACAAGCCGACGCCGCTGGCACGCGCCGTGCTGGATGCAGCGGGTCTGCTGCAGCCGATGGCGGGGGTTTACGGCGCCGATGCCGCGGCGCAGCGCAAGCCCGCGCCGTTCCTGCTGCAGGCCGCGGCGCACCGGCTGGGTGTGGAGCCCGCGCGCTTGCTGATGGTGGGCGACGGTCCGGCCGACCTGCTGGCCGCGCATGCCGCCGGCTGTCCGGCGGCGCTGGTGGCCTGGGGCTACGGCGGGCACGCGGCGGCAGCCGGGGCGCCGCCGGCGTGGCGCGTTGCGACGCCCCAGCAGCTGTTGTTGACGGTGCGCGAATCGCGCGGCGTTCGCGGCGATGAAGAAACGACGACAACGAACAGAGTTTTTTGA
- the rpe gene encoding ribulose-phosphate 3-epimerase, translating into MQNPKPIASGFAPAMRIAPSLLSANFARLGEEVTAVIEAGADLIHFDVMDNHYVPNLTIGPLVCEAIKPYATVPIDVHLMVKPVDALIPMFAEAGASIISFHPEASEHIDRTIRLIKASGCKAGLVLNPATPLQVLDHVLDQLDLVLLMSVNPGFGGQSFIESVLPKIEAVRRRIDASGRDIWLEVDGGVKPDNAARVGAAGADTLVAGSAVFSGGRYREAIDAIRSQALRGRHAVEECPA; encoded by the coding sequence ATGCAGAACCCAAAACCCATCGCATCGGGGTTTGCCCCAGCCATGCGCATCGCGCCCAGCCTGCTGTCCGCGAACTTCGCGCGGCTTGGCGAAGAGGTCACGGCGGTCATCGAGGCCGGCGCCGATCTGATCCATTTCGACGTCATGGACAACCACTATGTACCGAATCTGACAATCGGCCCGCTGGTGTGCGAGGCCATCAAGCCCTACGCGACGGTGCCGATCGACGTGCACCTGATGGTCAAGCCGGTCGATGCGCTGATCCCCATGTTCGCGGAGGCGGGCGCCTCGATCATCTCGTTCCACCCCGAGGCCAGCGAGCACATCGACCGCACGATCCGGCTGATCAAGGCCAGCGGCTGCAAGGCCGGCCTGGTGCTCAACCCCGCCACGCCGCTGCAGGTGCTCGACCATGTGCTGGACCAGCTCGACCTGGTGCTGCTGATGTCGGTCAACCCCGGCTTCGGCGGGCAGAGCTTCATCGAGAGCGTGCTGCCGAAGATCGAGGCGGTACGCCGCCGCATCGATGCCAGCGGGCGCGACATCTGGCTCGAGGTCGATGGCGGCGTGAAGCCTGACAACGCCGCCCGCGTCGGCGCCGCCGGCGCCGACACGCTGGTGGCGGGCTCGGCCGTCTTCAGCGGCGGCCGCTATCGCGAGGCCATCGACGCGATTCGCAGCCAGGCGCTGCGGGGCCGGCATGCCGTGGAAGAGTGTCCCGCATGA
- a CDS encoding HAD-IA family hydrolase: MSIEALVFDVDGTLADTEDVHRMAFNLAFDQLGIGWHWEQAEYRSLLAVTGGKERMNAYIDSLPLSASEKNRLRDRVPEIHAAKTQHYTDIARRGGIALRPGVLRFLEEAQNAGLRLAIASTTTAVNIDALLQATLGARGLTMFDVIACGDQVRAKKPASDIYLLALDTLGVPPERAIAIEDSSNGLRSALGAGLWTLVTPTFWTEGSDFSGAGLVLPGLGDPTGPLPGEPGARLQSAAWLGIEELLRMATVAPSPNAVQALYREDC; this comes from the coding sequence ATGAGCATCGAAGCCCTGGTATTCGACGTCGACGGCACCCTGGCCGACACCGAGGACGTGCACCGCATGGCCTTCAACCTCGCGTTCGACCAGCTGGGGATCGGCTGGCACTGGGAGCAGGCCGAGTACCGGTCTCTGCTGGCGGTCACAGGCGGCAAGGAGCGCATGAACGCCTACATCGATTCGCTGCCCCTGAGCGCATCGGAGAAAAACCGGCTGCGTGACCGCGTGCCCGAAATCCATGCCGCCAAGACGCAGCACTACACCGACATCGCACGCCGAGGCGGCATTGCGCTGCGTCCCGGCGTGTTGCGCTTCCTCGAAGAGGCCCAGAACGCCGGCTTGCGCCTGGCCATTGCGAGCACCACCACTGCGGTCAACATCGACGCGCTGCTGCAGGCCACGCTGGGCGCGAGGGGCCTCACGATGTTCGACGTGATCGCCTGCGGCGACCAGGTGCGCGCAAAGAAGCCGGCCTCCGACATCTACCTGCTCGCGCTCGACACACTCGGTGTGCCGCCCGAGCGCGCCATCGCCATCGAGGACTCGTCCAACGGCCTGCGTTCGGCGCTGGGCGCCGGCCTCTGGACCCTGGTCACGCCCACCTTCTGGACCGAGGGCAGCGACTTCAGCGGCGCCGGGCTGGTGCTGCCCGGGCTGGGAGACCCCACCGGTCCGCTGCCCGGCGAGCCGGGCGCGCGCCTCCAGTCCGCGGCGTGGCTCGGAATCGAAGAACTCTTGCGGATGGCCACCGTGGCCCCGTCTCCGAATGCCGTGCAGGCGCTCTACCGGGAGGACTGTTGA
- the cbbX gene encoding CbbX protein — MDATETPVIPAVATAPKQLFESSGVKALLDQLDAELIGLAPVKGRIRDIAALLLIDKLRQEQGLQSAPPSLHMSFTGNPGTGKTTVAMRMAEVLKQLGYVRKGHLVAVTRDDLVGQFIGHTAPKTKEVIKKAMGGVLFIDEAYYLYRPENERDYGQESIEILLQVMENQRDDLVVILAGYKDRMETFFSSNPGMASRIAHHIDFPDYSEAELMQIAQLMLGRLNYSFDDGAASTFSRYVGLRRQQPHFANARSIRNALDRIRLRHATRLFGSEQALTREQLCTLEAQDILASRVFNPAANAVGTEGA; from the coding sequence ATGGACGCCACCGAAACCCCCGTCATCCCGGCCGTCGCCACCGCGCCGAAGCAGCTCTTCGAGTCTTCGGGCGTGAAGGCGCTGCTCGACCAGCTCGATGCCGAGCTGATCGGCCTGGCGCCGGTGAAGGGCCGCATCCGCGACATTGCGGCGCTGCTCCTGATCGACAAGCTGCGCCAGGAACAGGGCCTGCAATCGGCGCCGCCTTCGCTGCACATGTCGTTCACCGGCAACCCGGGCACCGGCAAGACCACCGTGGCCATGCGCATGGCCGAGGTGCTCAAGCAGCTGGGCTACGTGCGCAAGGGCCACCTGGTGGCGGTCACGCGCGACGACCTGGTGGGCCAGTTCATCGGCCACACGGCGCCCAAGACCAAGGAGGTGATCAAGAAGGCGATGGGCGGCGTGCTGTTCATCGACGAGGCCTACTACCTCTACCGGCCCGAGAACGAGCGCGACTACGGGCAGGAGTCGATCGAAATATTGCTGCAGGTGATGGAAAACCAGCGCGACGACCTGGTGGTGATTCTGGCGGGCTACAAGGACCGCATGGAGACCTTCTTCAGCAGCAACCCGGGCATGGCCTCGCGCATTGCGCACCACATCGATTTTCCGGACTACAGCGAGGCCGAGCTGATGCAGATCGCGCAGCTCATGTTGGGCCGGCTGAACTACAGCTTCGACGACGGCGCGGCGTCCACCTTCTCGCGCTATGTGGGCCTGCGCCGGCAGCAGCCGCACTTTGCCAATGCGCGATCGATCCGCAATGCGCTCGACCGCATCCGGCTGCGCCACGCGACGCGCCTCTTCGGCAGCGAGCAGGCCCTGACGCGCGAGCAGCTCTGCACGCTCGAGGCGCAGGACATTCTGGCGAGCCGCGTCTTCAATCCAGCAGCGAATGCCGTGGGAACGGAAGGAGCGTAA